DNA sequence from the Vicia villosa cultivar HV-30 ecotype Madison, WI linkage group LG3, Vvil1.0, whole genome shotgun sequence genome:
ttattttctaaatcaaaTTGAACGGTTATATGTTTAATGAGAGGTTGGTGAAACAAGCATTCCACATAAGTTATAATAAACTTAAATGTATATATCACCACAGTTGGAATCTAAAATTGTAGTGAAATGTTATGCGTTAATTGTTTCACTATGGTTGGAATTTACAACCATGATCAAATGTATAAATCACCCAAAATGATGGCATTAGGTATCGAACTCATGACCATTCCACCTTTTACTACAGTTAGTACTTTCAACCGTGGTAAAATGTTGCGCGCTATTATGTTTTTACATTGGCTACTAGCCCGTGATGGAAAAGAGAGCACTTACTACCAATCCCTTTGTTACATCAAACCTCCAACTGTGGTAAAATCCTTCTCTCAACCGTGGTGAAAAGTTGTTTTTGTAGTAGTGATAGTCTTACTAAGTGTTCCTCTTCCTCTAGTTATTTTACTTCTTTACATCTTACCTACTCTTCTTACCACCGAACATACAACTCTCCTCTCTACATCCCAAAGTACCTAAGTTAgttttcatcatcttctctattaTAGGTGCTACCCCAACActctatttattttcatttttaatcatatCATGTCTAGTCTTATTATACATCCAACGCAACATCCTTATCTCTACTACACTTACTTTATTTTTGTGCTGATTTGTAATCGTCAAATGATCTAACCTGATTAGAACGGATCGTCACGACGGATGGATCTGGCTGGATGGACATAAttggggggtacctgcaaggttctccgatgccaaagtaagtagcaATCAGAGAGAGAGCAAGCACAAGTTTTAGGAAGAATGAATGAATAcccgaccctctagtgaaagagggtatttatagccacAGCGTTAGGCCAAGGTTctctaattgggccaaatccaattggagaccgacgtgctaggaaactgccagaacaccctctgttagggctgagtcagcaggtggcTTACGTTCTGGGTGAGCATGGCGCAAGGTTCGAaggtggttgaccgaatccttcgctgtTGTTTTGACCATGTGGTCTTTGCACGTGGCCACTTCGTAAGGGTCACTGGGAGTCGTTGGGCTTAAGCAGATTGGGCATGCTTGGCCCAAAGGTTAGCGTTGGGCATGCTCGGCCCAGTCCGGAACACCAAATATTCTATCTCGTACAACATGGTAGGTCTTACCACAGTTTGATAAAATTTCCCCTTCATCTTGAATAGTACTTTTGCATCACATAAAACCTCTGAAACTCTCCTCCATTTCATTCACCAGACTTGAATTTAATGGTGTTCATTCCCTTCTATTTCTCGATCATTTTGACTCATCGATTTTTAAAACAAGATAGTATATAAAAATGTGTGACTCTTATCACACTTAtctctaaaataataaatatttatcatgACATGCCAGTAAAGTAAAACTTTTTAAATCGGTATTACAtatcaattaattttcaaaactaaatattgttaacaaataaacataaaaatacacGTTTGATTATTCTCCCTTCCAATAAACAAATAGTTTATTTGATTTCCTCTCTAATACactattttgaaaattgaagaaccCTATTGTAATAGCTTTTAAGAATACGACTAATTATATCAAAAGATGGTCTAGTGGAAGGATTTCCATCCCAACAAAGACGTATAACATCAATCAATTCTCCCAACTGCTCACCATCATCCCTTGAAGGAAGCATAGGTCGCAACTTGCCCTCTACAACTTCCATAGCAATctaaaaatatacataaataattaatttgttacaaaaatagatattaaaacaaaaatatgatCAATATGATGATACCTTGGCAGGACCATATTCTGTCTCAATATAAGGATGTTTTCCTGTTAAAAGCTCATTCAGTATCACTCCAAAACTGTATACATCACATTTTTCATTATATGGCTCACATCGTATCACTTCTGGTGACATATACACATATGTTCCTgaaaacataattaatatattatatattcaaattttgacaaaaatatatatatatatatatatatatatatctacaaattttacaaattaatttatattttatgttaAACTTGCCTGTTTCTCCAGTAAGAGCCATTTCACCATCTCCTAAAAAACGAGCATGTCCAAAATCAGCAACTCTAACATGCAAATTAAAGTCCAAGAAAATGTTGCTGGGCTTCAAATCACGGTGAACAATCTTGGGCTTTTGTTCATGAAGATATTGCATAGCTTGGGCTATTTCTAAAGCCCGTAGCACTCTTTCTTTCAGAGTAGGAAGTGGCACAATTCTATCTCTACGCCTTTTATTACAGAATAAGTTAGTTAATTAGTAACTCATTAATAAACTATTAGTATTAATTAACTaagtaattattaattagttaaatCGCTAATACCTTTTTCCAGGACCATAAAGCCATTCCTTGAGTGTGGTGTTTAGAAATTCTGTAACAACCCATGCATGATTAGGAGGGTTAAGACATGCACCCATTAGATTAAGCACAAACCTGTGCCGTTGTTTTGAGAGAGTTTCAACTTCTTGAGCAAAGAATTCGACACCGTTTGCATTTGTTCGAAAGAATTCAGGTGAAATGCATTTCACTGCTACATCGAATCCTCGCCATGTTGCTCGGTAGATGTCTGCTGTGGTTCCTTGACCTATTTTATCTTTTAGCTGAATCTGCTCAAGTTGTTTTGCATTATTATATATGTTAGTTAGCATATATTCTCTCTGGCTATCTCTGATCTATATAATACATCCgatacattaattattcgatgaatctaaaaataaattatctcttataaatataaTCAGACAGAGTATAGTACTGACCTCTGTTGGGTTAATGTACCACCCATTGATTTTGGCTTGATCAATGATGGCCTCTAGATTGGGGTGGTGCTGGTGGATAGGAGTGGGAATTTGAGGACTATTGATAATGGAGGAGACATTGTAAGGTGATTGTTGGAGTTCACCTTTGGTGTGAATAATTTGTTCTAAGATTCCATTCTCTTGTGCTATTTGGAGGCAGTACCTTAAATAATCTTGTGTCCTTTCCATTCTTTTTCTATACATTACTCTCAGTTCTGCTTGCTTTTGCACCTCCTTTTCCATATCTGCTACCTACTTGTGCCACAAAAGTTGGGTCGATTAGGAGTAGGCatgtaaagaaaaaaaattccctAAGGGGGTATTTTAAGAAATTTGTAAGGGGTGTGAATTTGGAATTTGGAGATAAAAAATTCACATTAAGAAATAGCAAAATAAAAGGAAATCGGCCCATGAGTATTCTCTTATAAATtactaaaattttgaaatttattgactcttaccgaaaattttaaaatttgcatAATATTGTTACTACCCGGTATGTTTTTTTGGTTTTCTAACACAATActgaaatttttaaaatttccgaAAAATTGGctcagaaaattttaaaatttacacacaATTTTCGATAAGAACGTGAAACGAATATCTAAAATTTCGATTTGGATATCAGAAATTTTGGTTTTTGACTGCATGTCAATagtaaatatttttaacaaaGGTAAATATTAACAAGGACAATTTTATCAATATAAAAATGGAGGGATGCCAAGTTTAATTCTGGACAGTGGCGGATCTTAAGAAGAGTCGGAGGGTGCAGTGGCACCCCTCacattttctattaattttttaatatacttAAAGAGGTGGTGATGAGTCAAAAAGAATGAAAacaattttttcttaaatttattttttgttttgaaagaaaaacaTTATTATTTAAATGGATGTATTGTATAGTCGTTTCACTGTAATATTAAAACATATTGCAACAAAGATGGAACAGGAAATATAGATACAAAAAATTAGATGATGACTTTGATACTCATAAAGTTTAGTTATGTATCTATTCATCAACCATTTATGAAATgtcatgtttttttaataataatttattttaaaataaattaaattttaaattgattttaattaaaaattatgtttggattgatgaaatAGAACAGAGCAGAGTAAAATGAAACATGATGGAATAGAACGGTGCAGAGTAGAATGAAACATTATGAAATGGAGTAGAGCAGAATGAAACATAGATTTCATTCCattgtttgtgtattttttttgtaatttgacggaaaatgaatgaaataaattACTAGTTGATTTCATTGCATACATCTCGAAATTGGATGGAATGAAAATTAAAGGATTGGATGGAATAGAATGGAATGTatttcatcatgttctgctctatttcatcatctttttacCAAATCAAACAATAGAACATAATATTATgacattccattccattccattccgTCACATTTTATCGATTCAAACCTAATCTAAAATATCTAAAAATTTACCAAAAAATTATTAAtgcattttgatttttttttaatatttaaaagtcAGAATAGTATgtcttataattttaattataatatttaagttAGCACTTACAGCCCCCTCTAAAATTTTACGCAAGATCCGCCACTGATTCTGGAGAAGGTAAATTAAATTCTCCTGAAATACTGAGATATTGCGTGTTAAAAGATTTACTTACCCAACAATTATACACCCTAAAACATAAACTATTCAAAAcaccattcattttaacaaactaaaatattttacaaaaattaCATATCAAATTTTCAGAAAGTTGAAACAATTATTGTTTGTAATATATTTGAGAACGTTGGGATGTGATGATAAAGATCTTCTAATTAAATAGAGATTTTGAATTAGAACTCAATCTTAAAAATCCAATAGTGTTAAATCtcttatatgaaaattttgattgattagtaaaaaatattaaaaaaaaatgtttgccATATTTACAGAATTAGTATTTAGTTTACTTGAATAATTTTAAAGAGATGTCCAACATTAACAATTTCCAATACTACCTTGACTTCCAAACTCTCATAACGCTGTTGGAGCTGATGTTGTTGCACCGTTGATGTGGTGGACGCAACCGTCTTCACACTGGTGAACCCTCGACAACAACCACCGCCCGAAAACGGGCTAAGCGGCTCTTGCTTCCTCCTCGAATTCGACTTCGATGACTGCCTAGACAGACTCTTCTGAGTTTGAGGACTGTTTCTCGTGCTCATTTTTTTTCTCTGTATTCTGCAAAGTTATGCAAGTTTAAATTTCTTTACGAAGATGCAATATAGAGATATAGTGCAACATAAATGGAGTTAGTGGTTTAACCTTTGTACCGTTCTCATTTTGGTGCCGAAATAGCACACGACAATTATGACGGACTTTGTGATGAACATTGAAGAAACCAATATGATGATTGGTACGCAAATTGCATTCCGTCGTTTTCAGGTTCAAATACCATTACTTTATCATGGACGACAGGGTTGTGCTGTTTactattctttctcataatattttttatagtttCATTAAAAAAAGCGtccaaaataatatttttcagtTTTAAacaacttaatttttattttccaattctaaatTAATGTTACGGTCATCATCGTGGATATGGATATTTTTATTACGAGTTATGAAATATCATTCCGTAAAATTATGTTCTCAAGATTTTTCTTTTTAGGATTAATATTTTTATCTATGTGTTTGGCAAAAATCAAATTTCTTGAtaacatttataaaattatttaatttaataaataataaaataaaaataaataaataaatatgaataataataaaaaattaaaattaattaaattttattcccACAATAATGTTTTATTGTTGTCCTTAAAATATAGAATAACATTGAAAAAAATCATGAGTAAACAGTATtcttagaaataaataaaaaatatttgagaacaattttgaaaaacatgaaacaatcaaagaatttTTGCATTTTTAGTAACACtcgaaaatataattttaatccttaaaacaaacacattataaaattataattatttattaatttaaatatgtttttgtccACCATTTTTAAAAAGGTTACGTTTTTATCATTcacttttaaaattcaattttagaattttttttaaataaccatttAAAACAATTTCTATATAACCATAGTTTCAAAATAAATACCAAAATGACcactttttaagaaaaaaaaaattggactCATAGAGGAAGAAGCGCCACTGCATGCTCTCTATTTAACACTAAGGTGTCACTGCTTGTGACTAATGCTTATGTGTCATGCCACAGACAATGACACATGCACTATATGCTTAAGGAGCATGCGCCACACTTTATGGCTAGTcagttatttttttaaatttattttaacaaaaaaataataaatacaaatattaaatataaaagattAGTTAATAATAATGTTAACAAAATTATACAATTGGAGATAATTTTGTTAACCCCTTAACCCAAACGCCCATCGGTTCCACAGTTTTGCCCCAGTATTTGTCTCCGAGGTCTCACTCGATTTCTCTGAGGTGTTTGGGGTTTCGTAGTATTCACCTGAGCTGGAGGTGCTTGGTGTGATGGTCCTGGGATAATATCCAGATTATACAACACTTCGATTATTTCTCCCTAATTTACGGTACTACCAAAGAATTCAATGCCCATGTTGTCGTAATTGGGTCGTGTTGGTTGGGTATGGGCGGGGTGGTAGGTTGAATTTGGACATTGAATCATTTTGGAAACGAAGTAATGCTTCTTGTGGTGTTTGAAAGACATGTGCTAATTGGGTGCTTTGGCGGTGTGATGTTTGGTTGTACATTGGTGAGGTGCTATGGTAGAATGTGGTGGTATCATATGTGTCATCAGTGATGTGGTGCGATGTGGTGGCAGCATATGATTGGTGGCGATATAGGTCATGCTCTTGGTTTTGTATTTGGGTGTGTGATATGAATTGGTCACGGGTTTTGGTGAATGTGGCGGTGTAAGGTTGGGTTGATAATGTTGTTGGGTTTGGTACTATTGTGGGATTGGAGATTAAAACCAACAAGACAATATCATCGGATCCATGCATCATCATGAGGACATCAACATCGGTTTTAACAGGTTTCTAGGAACGAGTTTCTCCATTTTGGTTAAACACCGTAACAAGCCTATCAATTCTTCTAATCTGTTCACCTTAAGGAATGTCTCCATCTAACTAACGGATCAAGCTCCTCTGAAAAATGCTCGAAGGTCTCTATGTTCAAAGTCGGATCTTCATCGAAGGCTTTGTTGGCGGAAATAAAATTGAGCATTTATTTTGATAATTGGAAACATTGGAACCATTCTTGAAGACACATTTAAGAGTGAAATCAGAATATGTATGATAAATGGTGGAGATGGATgatgtatttataaaaaaaagtaaaacacCTGAGTAGTCATTGTTTGTGGCACACGCACCTAATGCTATAGTGCATGTGCCATCCTATATGGCTTGATAGGAATGCATGCACCATGCTTGATAGCGCCTCCTTGTATTTTACAGTGCATGCGCCACATACAGTGGCGCATCCTATGTGTTACGAATTTTTTGTTTGAAAGGTGGTTAGTTTGGGAAATAATTTTAAAAGGtggttatttttttaaatgtgattatttgaagaaaaaaaatccaattttatggCCTACTAATTTCAATTTTTCATAagttattctttaaaaaaaatttccacatTGATTTTGATAACTAGTTAATTCAATATGCCGAAGAGTCTAAGATTGTTTAAGTGTTATACTAAATTTGTCCTTTGTCACTAGGGGTGAGAATATGTTAGGCCAACTAATAGGGACTTACGACCTAACCTACACAAGTCCAGGCCAAATccgtttttttaaaatagaaaaggtCTATGCTTTTttaataagcctatttagctaaaaaggttAGGCCTCAGGCCATAAAAAAGCTTTTTAGGCCTATCGGGATTTTTTTACAAATCGTTAGATGAATAAACGATGAAACTATTCCTAATGTTTCCAGTGTCAATGTCCCATGGACGCGGTTGTAAAGATAGTCACATTCAATTATCATAAAGATTATACAAATGATTCTCATCTCCGACCCAAGGCCACTAGGAGCTCAACGAGTCTCAAAGGTATGATAATTGTTTTCTCAAAACCTTGGAAATTGTCCCCATATCATGGTTGTAGAATTGAGTGCAAACTCACTTCCCGT
Encoded proteins:
- the LOC131655237 gene encoding serine/threonine-protein kinase STY13-like, producing the protein MSTRNSPQTQKSLSRQSSKSNSRRKQEPLSPFSGGGCCRGFTSVKTVASTTSTVQQHQLQQRYESLEVKVADMEKEVQKQAELRVMYRKRMERTQDYLRYCLQIAQENGILEQIIHTKGELQQSPYNVSSIINSPQIPTPIHQHHPNLEAIIDQAKINGWYINPTEIQLKDKIGQGTTADIYRATWRGFDVAVKCISPEFFRTNANGVEFFAQEVETLSKQRHRFVLNLMGACLNPPNHAWVVTEFLNTTLKEWLYGPGKRRRDRIVPLPTLKERVLRALEIAQAMQYLHEQKPKIVHRDLKPSNIFLDFNLHVRVADFGHARFLGDGEMALTGETGTYVYMSPEVIRCEPYNEKCDVYSFGVILNELLTGKHPYIETEYGPAKIAMEVVEGKLRPMLPSRDDGEQLGELIDVIRLCWDGNPSTRPSFDIISRILKSYYNRVLQFSK